AGCATCTGAGATATCTTCTTGTCCCTAAATTCCTTCGCCTGGCCTGCAGCAAACCTCTTTTCTAAGTATGATATAGCGTCCTCAGTCGTATTTACCCCGTTCGGCGGCAAAATCTTTGGGTTTTTAGAATCCTCTATGTTGGCGTATATGATCGGCTCCATTTCAGGAACTGATGCTATTGCATCGTGGACGTCTACATCACGTTCAAGACCTAATGCTTTCATAAGTATAACTAGTGGCACTGTTCCGGCGACGCTTGGAATCGATACATTTATAGTTCCGTCTGAGCCCTTTTCCATAGATGTTAGGGCACGGAAACCTCCACGCTGTGAGAATACCTTGGCGACCTCAACTTTACTCTCATAGCGATCCTCCCATTCAACCATTATCTTGTTGGGAGCCAGATCTTCCAGGGAAACGATCACTCTCTCAGATCCGCCTATTATAAAGTAACCTCCTGGATCGTCAGGGTCTTCACCAACATATTGGAGTTTTTCCCTGCGCGAAAGGCCAATTGGGCCATTGTTCTTCTCAATATACTGATCTAAATTGCCTTCAGCCAACGTGCATATTTTGGATCTTACCATCACAGGTATGTCTCCAACTTTTATGGTTTCGCTTCCCTTTTCTATACCGTCCTCAACTATTCTGAGCTTTAAAGTAACCGGAGCCATATAATTTAGGTCTCTAAGACGTGCCTCATTTGGCGTTATCTGGTTCGAAGCGCCGGAAGCTTCTTTTATTTCAGGCTTACCGACAAATATTGTTTGTTCTCCGACATAATGCCCGTTTTCTCTTACACGGCCATAGTATATCCTTATGTCGTGCCCACCAGTCTTAGCTGGATCCAAAACAAAAAACCCCGGGTCTGCATCGTCCGATACCTTAGTCTCGTCTACGATCTGCTGCATAACGCTGTTGGGGTTATCAGAGCTTGCATAAAAAGAATTCATTGAATCGAGCTGATGATTTACAATTCCATATTTTTTAAAATAAGCATCAACAATCTCTCTCACTTAAACACCTCAGATGCTACAACGCGATAGTAAACAGAATGGCCCATTGTTGGGCTGTTCCTTATTATCTTAATAACCGTACCATCCTTTATCTTGCCATGAATTGCCTCCAAAGCCTTTATTACAGGATCGTTTGGACTTATTCTCGGCAAAAATTCCTTTTCAATACCAAGTTCCTTCAGTATGGTTTTCTCCTCCTCTTCACTCACAATATGATGTTCCGGAACGAGATTATGATCTAATACATTAAATTTTGCCATCTTCTTCCACCACGCGTGAACGGGCCCGAGGGGGTTCGAACCCCTGACCACCTGGTTAAAAGCCAGATGCTCTACCTGGCTGAGCTACGGGCCCATAATTAGAAGCCTACATAACGAGGCGATTAATAAACATTTTTAGGCTTGATCTCATTAATGGATTATTCCGGTTCAACCGCCTTGTATCTCTTAAGCGAAATTTCGAAGATCTCTCCAGACGATCCAAGCGTGTTCAGTATTTCATCAGTAGTGCTTTGATCTATCCCCATATTCTTAGCTGCTATAACAATGTCTTCATACTTGCAGCCTTTTCCATCCGTATCGTTTTCCTTTATGTAATTCAGTATCTTCGATCTAACTTCCGGCAATTGGGTAGGAGTCGAAACCGAATAAATTGCTGTTTCTATTGCTTCAAGTATTCTCTGATAATCGTATCCTGGAAAATTTTTGATCGATGAAATAGCAGCCTCAGCTTCAACTCTTGAATACCCTAAGCTTATCAATTCATCTGCTTTAGGATCCTGAAGCTTCTGGGCTTCTCTAATTGCATATATTCTGCGCTTGGCAAAGTAATAAGCCTTCAGAGTCCATAGCCTAAGAGCATCTTCTCCTGTTTTAGAAACAAGCTCTGGTCTGATTGAAAAAAGATATACTCCTTCAGATGTGCGGTACGGGTTTATCTTGCCCATAACCATGGCCTTGTCATCTACTTCCAGCGAGTCAACCATTGCCTTTTCTTCTGGATTAAATCCTCCTGAAAATGCTGTAACATAAAAGCTTCCTATGGGATCAGCTAGCGATATTCTAGCCATTCGATCATCGCTTTGCTTTGATGAGACAGTGCCAGCTATCAATATCCTTTTCGCGGATAATCCAAGCGGAGTTATAACGATCGACTTCCCATTTTCTTCGCTCACCTTTGATTCCCTTAACTCAACAGAAAATATCCAATAATCCTGCTCTCTCTTGTTCATCATTGGAACTCCTCCTGTATTGTTTTTTCTATGTCCTTTACAGAATCTGCATCTGCTTCCTTGATTGAACTCGCGTTCATGGTGATCTTATCATCCCGCAGCCTAAGATCACCCGTTACTGATAGGCATTTCCCAAGTATGTTCTTCTTTATGAGCATGTTAGGATTCATGGAAAATGCCTGCGATTTGAATTCCTCAGTATCCATCTTTATGTATGGCAAAAAGCTGTCCTTGTTCAAATAACAGGTAAGCGAACCAGTGCCGTCTGAGAGTAAAAAATAACCAAAAATATCTAAGTATACGGGGGCCCGTGGATGATCCTTACATTTGCCATCTTCAAGTATCTTCTTACAAATGCTGCACTTCGTGAATATTCTACTTCCCTGTCCCACGCTGACTGCAAAACCCGTTATAGTCACACCGCCTATCGGTGATTTTATCTCTGCAATAAAAATTGGCCTTGATCCTACTTCAATCTGTGCTTGAACATTATCGATGCTTGAGTTTTCTCCTATTGATATGCCCATGTACCCGTTGTACTGAGATACCCTCGCATTTTCCACTCTAACTATCTCACCATCTTTCAAGGGTTTTCCAAATGATGATATTCTTACCTTTGCGGTTTCGTCTTCTATGAATCCTTGATAAACTATTTTCGATCCCCTATCACTGTCATAGTTTTTTTCCTTTATTCCGGAGATTCTGCCTATCACAGATACATACGGTGTCGTAAGGGAAAGATCCCTAAGTTTAACAAGCTCCACAGTCCTCTTCACTTCTAAATATTCGTCTGGCTTTAAAACTACCTGTGATCGGCTATCTACGTATATTCTGATCTTTCCGTTGTATAGACTAGAGTAGCAATTCTTTATTTCCACTACATCACCACTCTTTACGGCTGCCGGAAAAGACCAGGCAGTAAACGATACGGTACCGGTATCATCGCCGATTATTCCATAGAAGTATGTCGTTTCTCCCCTGTCGTTTTTTATAGTCTTTTTATTCAAAGACAAGACCTTGACCTTAAGATCTAACCCCTGCCTTGCTGCAT
This genomic stretch from Thermoplasma volcanium GSS1 harbors:
- a CDS encoding DNA-directed RNA polymerase subunit H; its protein translation is MAKFNVLDHNLVPEHHIVSEEEEKTILKELGIEKEFLPRISPNDPVIKALEAIHGKIKDGTVIKIIRNSPTMGHSVYYRVVASEVFK
- a CDS encoding RPA family protein — protein: MMNKREQDYWIFSVELRESKVSEENGKSIVITPLGLSAKRILIAGTVSSKQSDDRMARISLADPIGSFYVTAFSGGFNPEEKAMVDSLEVDDKAMVMGKINPYRTSEGVYLFSIRPELVSKTGEDALRLWTLKAYYFAKRRIYAIREAQKLQDPKADELISLGYSRVEAEAAISSIKNFPGYDYQRILEAIETAIYSVSTPTQLPEVRSKILNYIKENDTDGKGCKYEDIVIAAKNMGIDQSTTDEILNTLGSSGEIFEISLKRYKAVEPE
- a CDS encoding replication factor A (Replication protein A protects and stabilize the intermediate ssDNA that is generated by the unwinding action of a DNA helicase at the replication fork. In addition, SSBs prevent the formation of secondary structures by single-stranded template DNA.), coding for MIGIVMLSKIANIDAARQGLDLKVKVLSLNKKTIKNDRGETTYFYGIIGDDTGTVSFTAWSFPAAVKSGDVVEIKNCYSSLYNGKIRIYVDSRSQVVLKPDEYLEVKRTVELVKLRDLSLTTPYVSVIGRISGIKEKNYDSDRGSKIVYQGFIEDETAKVRISSFGKPLKDGEIVRVENARVSQYNGYMGISIGENSSIDNVQAQIEVGSRPIFIAEIKSPIGGVTITGFAVSVGQGSRIFTKCSICKKILEDGKCKDHPRAPVYLDIFGYFLLSDGTGSLTCYLNKDSFLPYIKMDTEEFKSQAFSMNPNMLIKKNILGKCLSVTGDLRLRDDKITMNASSIKEADADSVKDIEKTIQEEFQ